A segment of the Doryrhamphus excisus isolate RoL2022-K1 chromosome 7, RoL_Dexc_1.0, whole genome shotgun sequence genome:
TTATGTTGttaaataaggtttaaaaacatgACACAATGTGCCGCATTTCCCAAACCAAAAAGCACCATTTTACCTGCAACTGAATGtacaatgctactaaaatatatatttaatcatAACACATCTGTGATAATCTTCTTTTCTGTCTTGCATAAAAGTGAATTCACTGTTTCCCACAGgcctgcaatctatttgtggtgagTGTAACAAAATATGCATGGGAATTCCACCAAATTGGGAACACTGGTATTTGtacaaaatacagaaataccCCACTTATCCAGGACcagttgtatatatttttctttgttttgaatGCAATCCATTAAAAGACAGCAATACTAAATTTGATTGAACATCGCAACTGCTACTGGAATGTCAAAGGCATCAATCAAAACATATCACAGCAATCCCCCATCCAATGCAAATACACTTTGTTCATATTGTGCCAGAATCCTATTTTCTACCTTGcgatatttgtgtttgtttgacgCACAACGATAACAGGGACGGAAAGAAAGCTGCAATGTTTATAGCGTGCTAAATATGCATCGTCTTACCTTGTTGATGTCCCTTTCCTGACATCACACATCATGCACTTAAAAGCCTCCGCTGTGTTCTTGTACGTGCACACGCTGCAGTCCCAAAACCCCTCGTCGGAGGGCTTCGGTTGACGCTTCGGCCTTgaaaacaaacagacaaaaaaaacataaacgaGGGAAGCGACAACATGAAGGCGAGAGAGCGTAGCCCCTTGAACCGCGCAACAGCCACACGTCGAAGTGAGTCTACAAGGGAATCATCAGTTCTGTGATTCAAAATGAGGTTTTAACACGGGGGGAGAAACCATGGAGAAAACCATTTTAGCCCCCCGCGCGTTCGCCACTGCCTGCCcccaccaacaccaccaccaccaccgtcaCAAGGCTTCGTTTTAGCTCGCTTTCCGCTCGTCATCGTTACCTTGTGGGACTCCTCTTGTCGCCCATGCCAGACCAGGGTGTCTCTGGAGGGGGTTGCCGAGACGAGCAGAAGCCTGGTTGGTCCCGATCCTttccaagaagaagaagcgatGCGCCCTTTTGCAGCTCGCTTGGCTTCCAGCTGTCGTGGAAACTCCGCTGTGGAGCCGGTCACATGACTGGCCTGGGCCAATCACGGGCAGCGTTACTTCCGGAGGCTGCCATTACGGCTCCACAGCGCCTTCATTTGAGCTCCTCGTGCattatttactactttattaaAATCACAATGTCACTTTTCGgaaatatagaacatatctaAAAATCCTATTCCTTCAGGTAATTAAATGTTATCTCTTTTACATTATTAATGCTTCAATTCCAGTGGATTTGTGGCGTTCTAGACGAGGCTATACTGTAAAGCGACTTTACTGGGTTAAAGCTAGCCTTGCCAATTCAACGAAGGTAGTTCTATTTTAAAGCAGCtatatcaccatggcaacaaggcTAAACTCATAACCAGGTTACGTCCGGACATCATAAATCGGCTATAAACGCGCCGCTGTTTCATTGTGTAACTCATTCGGAGAATCCGGTGGACTTGGGATAAAGAATATGAGCAGCACGACGACATGAGTGGCTAATTTGAGATCACACGGATCCGCTAGCGTTCCCCGGTGACATTCCCTGCAAGAGAATAGCAGGTGTGTGGGAACTGTGACACAGTGGGCGACATATGCACATATAAACTGCAAATGCATTGTATGAAATAAGTAAAAAGTTCAATATTGTCAACTACTGGTTTGTGGTTTAGTCAGCAAATGAACTGTAATAACTTTCAGAGCCTTTAATTGGTCTTTTAGTCTAGAATTTTAACTCTAGAATCAACTAGGTTTTGCAGGATTCGAATTTATTGAGTAAATGATGAGCATACATACAGTAGAAAATATGTAGAtggtatttttaatatataaatgacCAAAAAGCTGCACAAATCTGTTTAGTTTGGATATCTAAAAATATCtgtctgcagttttttttattaaaaatactcaaaataaatggaaaaagtcGCTTTCAGTTACAGCTCTAATTAAGAACGCAACAATGCAGGGGTTGCAATAATAAACTGCGGGAGACTTAAATCgcacactttattttttttacaatagtaCAACTGATTATTCCAAGATAAAAGAAAAAGGGTTTAAAACTGTAACACAAAATGTCCACATTAGTCACTCAGCTCCTCCTCGTCACTGAAGTAAGCACTTTTCTTGATCCTCGGTTTCCTGGAGTCTGCAGACGTAGAAGGATGAGCGTTGCCGTCTTTGGGCATAACAGTGCGTTTCCTTTGCTGCTCTTCTTCCTCAATTCGTGCTTGCTGGGAGTTTGCAGAAAgaaaataattacatatattatgCTGTCTATTTTATTGTACGCCGGTCAAAATAACATTGAATCTGCCAGTTACCTGAAAAGCTATGGCTTGACTAAGACTATCAAGAGCTGGatcttctccttcctcttcactttctagttcttcttcttcactacaatagaaaataaaaacattaacagGGAAACACATTATAGAGTGAATACTGTGCGTTACTTACACATGTTCTGGTTGTtgatcttttttcttctttttcttttccttcttcTTTGGAGGTTCCCTCTCTCCCAACATATTTTTGGGGCACGCATAGCTCATATGTCCTATATCCTACAAGAAGCAACACACTAAGTAATGGTAGAAACATCCAAATATGAATCCTTTTAAAAGTATTATTTCAAAGACTAGGCCCGTCACAATAATCAATAACTCAATTAAGGTTAGCTAAGCTACATCAGCTTCTGAATTGCTGGGCAAAATTGTCCAATGATCTACAATAATGAAATAACCTAAATTGCACTGATTCTAACTCACAAGTattgtgattgattgattgggaTTGAGTGCAATTTCTGCTAGGAGAGACTGGATGATAATTACCATCCAGCAAAATTTGTTGTCACAGGCCTAACAACGACCATTATTATTCAAAATGTACTGACCCCACATTCATAACACCTGCTTTTGTCTGTGTAGTTGCG
Coding sequences within it:
- the zcrb1 gene encoding zinc finger CCHC-type and RNA-binding motif-containing protein 1, coding for MSGGLAPSKSTVYVSNLPFSLTNNDLHKLFTKYGKVVKVTIVKDKDTHKSKGVAFVLFLDRESAHNCARAVNNKQLFGRTVKASIAIDNGRATEFIRRRNYTDKSRCYECGDIGHMSYACPKNMLGEREPPKKKEKKKKKKDQQPEHVEEEELESEEEGEDPALDSLSQAIAFQQARIEEEEQQRKRTVMPKDGNAHPSTSADSRKPRIKKSAYFSDEEELSD